TTTTATCGCTTAAAAACGCTGAAATAGACAACGAAAAATTTATAAAAGAGATAGAGGAACTTCTGAAAAGGAGAAAGATAAGAGATGCCTTACAATTATGCGAAGAGCAAAATAAACCGGTTCCGAGAGTATTAAAAGCAGGGCTTTTGAAATCGGATAGAAGTAGAGAAGAAATCAAAGAAGCAATAGATGATGCAGCAAACCATGAAATACCTGTACTTGAAAAATATCTGGGAATTATTGCTACCATTGCAACTATTGCTCCTCTGCTCGGGCTTCTCGGTACTGTAACAGGAATGATAAAGGCATTCATGGTTATAGAAGCAAAAGGT
The window above is part of the bacterium genome. Proteins encoded here:
- a CDS encoding MotA/TolQ/ExbB proton channel family protein, producing MSLWNLIVKGGVIMLPILLAGVITLAIVIERLLSLKNAEIDNEKFIKEIEELLKRRKIRDALQLCEEQNKPVPRVLKAGLLKSDRSREEIKEAIDDAANHEIPVLEKYLGIIATIATIAPLLGLLGTVTGMIKAFMVIEAKGGLVNPGELAGGIWEALVTTVAGLTVAIPAYLAYNYFVSRVNNIILQMEKSATRLIDILFFLKSEEEEA